The following are from one region of the Populus trichocarpa isolate Nisqually-1 chromosome 8, P.trichocarpa_v4.1, whole genome shotgun sequence genome:
- the LOC7486896 gene encoding uncharacterized protein LOC7486896 encodes MNSSTDYNHTFHATSGYAMGMALGILILIMTILIVAYFCSSGVQEPAPSYPVTNQGSSIASQGSVVIDIGLNEATLASYYKLLYSQAKLQHKGSILHVRCAGNRWRPLLSLNPPAEVASLAVSRLLVKVRSILHVRCICQKRASC; translated from the exons ATGAACAGCTCCACCGACTACAACCACACATTTCATGCCACTAGTGGATATGCTATGGGAATGGCTTTAGGTATCCTAATTTTGATCATGACAATACTTATTGTAGCATATTTTTGCTCCAGCGGTGTCCAAGAACCAGCTCCATCTTACCCAGTTACCAACCAAGGCAGCTCCATCGCCAGCCAAGGCTCCGTTGTAATAGATATTGGGCTCAACGAAGCCACTCTTGCAAGCTACTACAAGTTGCTTTATTCACAAGCAAAGTTACAACACAAGG GCAGCATTCTACATGTCCGCTGTGCCGGAAATCGCTGGCGCCCACTCCTCTCCCTGAATCCTCCCGCTGAAGTAGCATCACTGGCTGTGAGTAGACTGTTGGTTAAAGTACGTAGCATCCTACATGTCCGCTGTATATGCCAGAAGAGAGCCTCTTGCTGA
- the LOC7486897 gene encoding putative RING-H2 finger protein ATL71, protein MNSSSPVETRTQTFGECALTFGIPIGVFSVIAIAILASYFCSRKPIPAGHSLHDVSLSINGQDSVIIEIGLNEATLNTYPKLLYSEAKEKLEKGDDLAATSCCSICLQDYKDSDLLRLLPECGHLFHAQCIDLWLKLHPTCPICRNSPVPTPINVTETASRAPRRVLYDAFFVQLMH, encoded by the coding sequence ATGAATAGCAGTAGTCCTGTAGAAACTCGTACACAAACTTTTGGTGAGTGTGCCCTCACTTTTGGGATACCAATTGGCGTGTTTTCAGTAATTGCAATTGCTATTCTTGCTTCCTATTTCTGCTCCAGGAAGCCAATACCTGCAGGCCATTCTCTTCATGATGTCTCCTTGTCCATAAATGGTCAAGACTCGGTCATTATAGAAATAGGTCTGAACGAAGCCACTCTCAATACCTATCCAAAGCTTCTTTATTCTGAAGCAAAGGAAAAGCTTGAAAAGGGTGATGATTTGGCAGCTACTTCATGTTGCTCAATTTGCTTGCAAGACTATAAAGATAGTGACCTGCTACGGCTGTTACCTGAGTGTGGTCATCTTTTCCATGCACAGTGCATTGATCTATGGTTGAAGTTGCATCCTACCTGTCCAATATGTCGAAACTCGCCTGTCCCAACGCCAATCAATGTCACCGAAACAGCTTCCAGGGCACCCCGGAGAGTGTTGTATGATGCATTTTTTGTACAGTTAATGCACTAG
- the LOC18109808 gene encoding uncharacterized protein LOC18109808 — protein MYHPTRGGVRGGRDQFSWDDVKADKHRENYLGHSIKAPVGRWQKGKDLHWYARDKKSRSSNADALKEEIQRIKEEEEQAMREALGFAPKRSSRPQGNRLDKHEYSELVKRGSTVEDLGAGHAKAARVDGLGFSRAPRAWEDPSTLPSIAKEAPLEPVKVATRDPSTGNSEEDRPEEDGSSRKKRRHEEKEKKHEKHDRREKHHPHDPDNRRKRQKDKERRRHDSDSN, from the exons ATGTATCATCCGACCAGGGGCGGCGTTCGTGGCGGCCGAGATC AATTTAGCTGGGATGATGTCAAGGCCGATAAACACAGAGAGAATTATCTTGGTCACAGTATCAAAGCACCTGTTGGTAGATGGCAGAAAG GAAAGGATTTACACTGGTATGCCAGGGATAAAAAATCCAGGAGTTCGAATGCAGATGCCTTAAAAGAAGAGATACAGAGAATCAAGGAAGAGGAAGAACAGGCCATGAGGGAGGCCCTTGGTTTTGCTCCAAAGCGCTCAAGCCGACCTCAAGGAAATCGTCTTGATAAACATGAGTATTCAGAACTTGTTAAGCGAGGTTCTACAGTAGAGGACTTGGGGGCTGGGCATGCAAAAGCAGCACGGGTTGATGGTCTTGGTTTCTCAAG GGCACCTCGGGCTTGGGAAGACCCAAGTACTCTTCCATCTATTGCCAAGGAGGCTCCACTTGAGCCAGTCAAGGTGGCTACGCGTGATCCATCAACAGGAAACTCTGAAGAAGATAGACCAGAGGAGGATGGAAGCAGCCGAAAGAAGAGGAGGCACgaggagaaggaaaagaaacatgaaaagcATGATAGGCGCGAGAAGCACCATCCTCACGATCCTGACAACAGGAGGAAACGCCAGAAAGACAAGGAGAGGAGGAGACACGACTCTGACTCAAACTAA
- the LOC18109807 gene encoding uncharacterized protein At2g38710: MVAANREMAAYCFDTLVAHYNSEDAPPPAFDEGQHPLFVTWKKAVNGGEPCLRGCIGTLEAQYIITGFRDYALTSALRDRRFPPIQAKELPTLECTVSILTDYETANHYLDWEVGKHGLVIEFTDPNNNARRSATYLPEVAAHEGWTREEAIDSLMRKAGFSGHITDILRKSIRVTRYQSTLFTLTYSDYVSYVRETRGAAPSINGVKHVNH; encoded by the exons ATGGTGGCTGCAAATAGAGAAATGGCTGCATATTGCTTTGATACTCTTGTTGCTCACTACAACTCTGAGGATGCTCCTCCTCCTGCTTTCGACGAGGGCCAACA CCCATTGTTCGTCACTTGGAAGAAAGCTGTCAATGGAGGTGAGCCTTGTTTACGTGGATGCATTGGAACTTTGGAAGCTCAATACATAATTACTGGATTCCGGGACTATGCTTTAACAAG TGCTTTGAGGGACCGCAGATTCCCTCCCATACAAGCTAAAGAATTGCCTACTCTGGAATGCACAGTTTCCATTCTGACTGATTATGAAACTGCCAACCACTATCTTGATTGGGAG GTTGGGAAGCATGGTTTGGTTATTGAGTTTACTGACCCTAATAACAATGCAAGACGAAGTGCCACTTATTTGCCTGAAGTGGCTGCCCATGAAG GTTGGACGAGAGAGGAGGCAATTGACTCGCTGATGCGCAAAGCAGGCTTCAGTGGCCACATTACAGACATCCTTCGGAAGTCTATACGAGTGACTCGTTACCAAAGCACATTATTTACCTTGACCTATAGTGATTATGTCTCATATGTCAGGGAAACCAGGGGTGCAGCTCCGTCTATTAATGGGGTGAAGCACGTCAACCATTGA
- the LOC7486902 gene encoding vesicle-associated membrane protein 727, with the protein MSSQRGLIYSFVAKGNVVLAEHTSYSGNFSTVAVQCLQKLPSNSSKYTYSCDGHTFNFLIDNGFVFLAVADESAGRGLPFVFLERVKDDFKQRYSASIKNEAHPLADDDDDDDLFEDRFSVAYNLDREFGPRLKEHMQYCLNHPEEISKLSKLKAQITEVKGIMMDNIEKVLDRGERIELLVDKTENLQFQADSFQRQGRQLRRKMWLQNLQMKLMVGGGVLVVILILWFVACGGFKC; encoded by the exons ATGAGTAGTCAGAGAGGCTTGATATATAGTTTCGTGGCAAAGGGAAATGTGGTTTTAGCAGAGCACACTTCATATTCAGGGAACTTCAGTACCGTTGCTGTTCAGTGTTTACAGAAGCTCCCTTCCAATAGCAGCAAGTACACGTACTCTTGTGATGGGCACACGTTTAACTTCCTCATTGATAATGGATTTG TTTTTCTTGCTGTTGCAGATGAATCGGCTGGGAGGGGTTTGCCTTTTGTATTTCTTGAACGAGTGAAGGATGATTTTAAACAGCGGTATAGCGCCAGTATTAAAAATGAGGCACACCCACTAgctgatgacgatgatgatgacgacTTGTTTGAAGACCGATTTAGCGTCGCCTACAATCTTGACAGGGAGTTTGG GCCAAGACTAAAGGAGCATATGCAGTACTGCTTGAACCACCCAGAAGAGATCAGTAAGCTATCCAAGTTAAAGGCTCAGATCACGGAGGTCAAGGGTATTATGATGGACAACATTGAAAAG GTTTTGGACCGTGGAGAGAGGATTGAACTTCTGGTAGATAAAACAGAAAACCTCCAGTTCCAG GCTGACAGCTTCCAGAGGCAAGGAAGGCAATTGCGACGGAAGATGTGGCTTCAGAATCTCCAAATGAAGTTGATGGTGGGAGGAGGAGTCCTTGTCGTAATTCTGATCCTGTGGTTTGTTGCTTGTGGAGGTTTCAAATGTTAG